In the genome of Lysobacter sp. BMK333-48F3, the window ACCGGGTCAAGAACATCGACACCAGCGGTTCGGCGTCCAAGCTCACCCACATCAACTACGCCTTCGGCAACGTGCGCAACAACCGTTGCGAAGTCGGCCTGACCGTGCCGTCGGATCCGAACACCGGCGTCGGCGGCGATGCCTTCGCCGACTACACCAAGTCGTTCCAGGCCGGCGAAAGCGTCAGCGGCGTCGGCGACACCTGGGACCAGAAGCTGCGCGGCAACTGGAACCAGCTCAAGCAGCTCAAGGCCAAGCACCCGAACATCAAGGTGCTGATCTCGCTCGGCGGCTGGACCTGGTCGCGCGGCTTCTCCAGCGCGGCGCGCGCCGAAAACCGCCAGGCCTTCGTCGCCTCGTGCGTCGACGCCTACATCAAGGGCAACCTCCCGGTCACCGACGGCGCCGGCGGCGCGGGCGCGGCGGCCGGCGTGTTCGACGGCATCGACATCGATTGGGAATATCCCGTCGCCTGCGGCCTGACCTGCGGCACGCCGGAGGACAAGGCCAACTTCAACGCGCTGATGGCCGAGTTCCGCAAGCAGCTCGATGCGGTGCGCCCGGGCCTGTTGCTGACCGTCGCCGTCGGCGCCGGCATCGACAAGATCCGCGTCACCGACCCGGCCGCGTACCACCAGTACCTGGACTTCATCAACGTGATGACCTACGACTTCCACGGCGCGTGGGATCCGAAGACCAATCATCACTCGGCCCTGTTCGCCTCGCCCAACGATCCGTCCACCGGCGACCAGAAGTTCTACAACTCCAACGACGCGATCGAGGCCTTCCTGAGCCGCGGCGTTCCGGCCTCGAAGATCAACCTCGGCATCGGCTTCTACGGCCGCGGCTGGACCAACGTGGCCAACGTCAACAACGGCCTGTACCAGAGCGGCAGCGCCGCCCAGGGCACTTACGAGGCCGGCATCGAGGACTACAAGGTGCTCAAGGGCAAGCCGGGCACGATCCACACCGACGCCAACGCCCGCGCCACCTGGAAGTACGACGGCAACACCTTCTGGAGCTACGACACGCCGGCGCTGATCGGCGAGAAGATGCAATACGTCAAGACCCAGAACCTCGGCGGCGCGTTCTTCTGGGAGTTCAGCGGCGACGACGCCCAGGGCGAGCTGGTCAACGCGATCAGCAACGGCCTGAAGTAAGCCATTCGCGCACCACCCCTCTCCCGTGCGCGGGAGAGGGGCCGGGACGGAACTCTCTCTCCGTCCCGTC includes:
- a CDS encoding glycosyl hydrolase family 18 protein; protein product: MRHARSANLLLLSALAATSSLSTAYAQASCNGVPAWSPTTIYAAGDKLTYQNHLYQANGPIWNTPPTHCPSCNYYTDLGVCGTGPVNQPPSVALTSPSNGASYNVGANIAVSANASDSDGSIASVEFFRGATSLGVDTSAPYGVTWSNASAGSHSFTAVAKDNQNATTTSSAVSVSVSSGPADTTPPSVPAGLASTAQTSSSVSLSWNASTDNSGGSGVGGYDVYRNGSLAGSPTGTSHVVNNLAASTSYNFTVRARDNAGNASAQSASISATTKPATPGGNKKVIGYFAQWGIYGRGYRVKNIDTSGSASKLTHINYAFGNVRNNRCEVGLTVPSDPNTGVGGDAFADYTKSFQAGESVSGVGDTWDQKLRGNWNQLKQLKAKHPNIKVLISLGGWTWSRGFSSAARAENRQAFVASCVDAYIKGNLPVTDGAGGAGAAAGVFDGIDIDWEYPVACGLTCGTPEDKANFNALMAEFRKQLDAVRPGLLLTVAVGAGIDKIRVTDPAAYHQYLDFINVMTYDFHGAWDPKTNHHSALFASPNDPSTGDQKFYNSNDAIEAFLSRGVPASKINLGIGFYGRGWTNVANVNNGLYQSGSAAQGTYEAGIEDYKVLKGKPGTIHTDANARATWKYDGNTFWSYDTPALIGEKMQYVKTQNLGGAFFWEFSGDDAQGELVNAISNGLK